The Apostichopus japonicus isolate 1M-3 chromosome 1, ASM3797524v1, whole genome shotgun sequence DNA segment TACAGTACACCATATATGGTCTTATTGTGCACCATATATGGTCTTATTGTGCACCATATATGGTCTTATTGTGCACCATGTATGGTCTTATTGTGCACCATATATGGTCTTTTTGTGCACCATACTGATCTTATTGTGCACCATATATGGTCTTATTGTGCAACATATATGGTCTTATTGTGCACCATATATGGTCTTATTGTGCACCATATATGGTCTTATTGTGCACCGTATATGGTCTAATAGTGCACCATATATGGTCTAATTGTGCACCATATATGGTCTAATAGTGCACCATATATGGTCTTATTGTGCACTGATATGGTCTTATTGTGCACCATACATGGTCTTATTGTGCACCATATATGGTCTTATTGTGCACCATATATGGTCTTATGTGCACTGATATGGTCTTATTGTACACCATATATGGTCTTATGTGCACCATATATGATCTTATTGTGCACCGTATATGGTCTTATTGTGTGTCATATTTGGTCTCACAGTGCACCTTATGTAGTCTTGCAGTACACCATTTATGGTTCTTAATCTGTTACATTTTATAAATTACAGTATAACTTGTTCTTAAAGTACACCTTATTATGCGGTCGTATAGTGCACCGTATATGGTGTTAAAGTCTGTAGTCAAACAGTGCACCATGCATGGTTGCACAGTACACCATATATGGTCTCTGATTGCACCATGTGTGGTCTTACAGTGCACCATGTATGGTCTCACATTGCACCATTACTTGACCTGTAACTATTAACATTGTTAATATGAAAGAAAGTTCTAAAAACACAGCTCTAGTTTACTCTGCTGTAGGTGTACCGTGACATTTAAACCTGTTTTTTGGGGGAAGTTggggggagttggggggggtggggtgggactGCCTTTGGTTTGAATGATCACTATTAATCAGAAGAAGAATTACAAGTGTATATTGTTATTGATTATTCCTCGAGATGCTCTCACATTCATGCCCTTGCCATGGTAGGGAATATTGTATATACTTTATGTCAGGTATTAAATACTGTCAGTGACATTCACACACTGACAATAAATTTTGCACTGATTTGTAAGAatcctgtcattgttttgttaatttgaaTAGTTTAACGTCAACTATGTCAGATCTTTTGGTAACCCGAGCCACCGCAGGAATGACGTTCTGTGTTGAGATTTGAATAAACCGAagatatgtttgtttttaaataacaAGGCCAGCACAGTTATTGTAGGAGTGAAGAccatagaaaaaaaacaaaatggtaaaCTGCCCATCTACTGCAAAAATTGCTTttgtaattaaatataaaaaacttgGAAGGACCTcatgtttcaatcctagcacAATCTTTAAACATGATCTGATCTGAACACCGACTTATGGACACGCTATGACTCCCCACCAATCCTTCCATCTCGTGTTTTCATATCGCCCCCCTTAATTTTCTGATTTTACTCTTTTCGTTGATCAACAGACCATATAAAGTGGCCTCTCCATCTATTTATATTAAACGTGTCCACTTGTTTTGGTTTCtgtccccctccctctcccccttccccccccccgaTTTATGAAGGTCCTGCTAAGATGGAAACCTCATGCCATCTAGCTTTTATACAAATTTTATCATGGTTGAATTATGCTTCTACTTGCTCTAAAGTTGTACTGGTTTGCtaagggagggggagaggtggaaatgggttggggggtggggagagaagGTTAACCATTCTTTTGGTTGCATCTGATGGATAAGACCAGATGTGAATGTCAAATTATTTCAAAGTACCAACCAAATTTAGAGAACTGTTTTAGAAATATCTTGTAGAAATTGTAATCCTGCAAGGAAACAGAATTTCTTCGAGGATATTTAGCGCTTGATTTTGCAGGTATGAACTCCACAAAGACTGCCTTTCAATACCTGCATGACACAATGTGGTGGATTTTAGACACAGGTCTTACCCATGgggattaaaaaaaattgcagaaatTGTAGGGTTGCAATTATTCcaattttttgttattaaaagTTTCCTTTATATTAATGGCCTCTAGCATGGAATATTTAACATGGTTGACAAATGGGGCATGAAACCCTGATACCTTATCTGCAAAATCATCATAACACCCAAGGGAAACACACCAAGAATTCACCAGTACTTTCCAGAAACGGGCACATCATGAAAATCACTTACGAGAAAATAATGTACGTCCAACGGAAACGAAATAATTGGTGGGAAGTGGCGTGGAAAATTAGGAAGCATTTCCTCGAATATGGGACTCGGCTGTTGACTGACATACTGTAGCTCTCCCTTTTGAGCAGGAGCAAGATTTAGTTTGATGATGACTGTGGCATTAGAAAACCTTGGCGAGCTATTAGTCCATCCCGGCTATAGTATAACAGAAGATCTGGAAATACAGTGTGAAAGTTTGATTATTGAAATTGTTTGCTGGAATAACCTCTATATTCATCTTGATTCAAAAGTGTGTGAAATTTAAAACTTGTCTTGTTATAAAATGTGATTAAAACCCACTGAATTATCCCCCTTCGTGGTCGGACCTCGGAAGAAATTGCAGATAGTCAAAAGGTAAATGAAATGTTCAGATTGAGTCAGATCATCTTAGAGTGGGAGATATTAATTGAGGTGTAAAAAacaaagggatattccagtggctgaagttgattgcttattAAAAGTACCGGAAGTTTTTTGCCATCGTGGGTCAAGCTTTATACCCCTAAATTCTAGCGTGATGGAACTAATGATCTAACCAAAAGTTTGAGTCTCTCCCATATGGTTTTCATGAATTGAGAGTCATTAAGTGAATGCTAATTAGCCTACAAAAAATGTTGCAGTGTGGGAAAAGGCTTTGATAATAGCAGTTAaatgctcttttttttttggggggggggatcaccTTCAACTGAGCACCAGTAACCCAATCAGGACTAAAATTAAGTTTTGTTGGGGGGGAAGTGGAGAGGGAGGAAAATAATTGGGGGGTGGCTAATTTATGGGAACAGAATTATGCAGGAGTTTTTTAAGTATCTTCTTAGTTTATTGATGGGAAGGGTGAATCGGGTTGCGGTTACTCTTAAAATAAcctttatttcctttttttctgggaCACGTGAAGAGAAAACGTAAGGAAAACAAAGAGACGACACATATTAAGCATATCTTTCAGGTAGATTTTTTGAAAGTGAATATCAAAAGGTCAGGCGAAGAAACATTGATTCAAGGTTGATACATTGTACACAAACATACAAGGTAGAGAGAAGTAGCTTTACATAATTCTTCATAAAGAGAAATatctttttttatataatatacaattattattattattatctctttcacacacacacaaaatatcgAACTCAATTTTCTTAAAAATCTCGACATGCTCTCATCTGTGAGTCCATACAGAACTGCGGTTGACAATAAGGTTGCAACGTGTAGCATATATCTAGATTTGCATCTTAACCTTGAGTCTCTTACTAAAGGAATAGAAGAATTCCCTATATCTGCACCCTAAAAcctacaggcgcgtagccaaggggggaggcgaagggggcagccgcccccccgagcatttttttttcttcatgcttttatgacatcgctagtattttcaaaagaaaatgctaagatgcaactaacaaggcctgggaagtgccatttccagcaatctgggaggtattttcagtcaaaattttcttgtacgcttcgcgccaaccatggtggcgctatgcttagatagtttgcaatgccgaatctacagtttcgcccctcccttggcaaattcctggctccGCGCCTGAACACCTAACCCTGCACCCTAACCCATCTTGAATGGAGAGCCAAAGAAAGGTTTCTTTGACATCCTAAAGACGATAGAATTATTGAATCGGCAAGATTCAGTTTGCCATtagacaaaagaaaactttgataTATATCGCAAGGAACTTGTGATGACAAGCTCCAATGTTTCAACATAATAATATACCTACCACTTCCCTCCAATCCAACCCACCCCCACCTACGATTGTTTCAatttaacttttctttcaaatcCATGTAAGGGAGTAAATTTTGGAAAGCCATGATAACAAACAGTTTAATAAATGATATTTGCTGCATAAAGCTATACGACATCATTCACACATGAGGAAAGAATAtcaacgattttttttttctttttccccatCGAGAAAGTAAGCATTAATTTGATATCAATATCTAAACTTCAAAAAGACATACTGACAAAGTGTTGAATACATGAATATTCCTGGCAGGCTATGTAAGTCAAAACGAGAGGCAAACGGGGGGTGCAGCGGAAGAAGTTGGTGTGCTGTCTAAACCTTTTGAGGTATATTTATCATTTGTATGAGCATAatgggggatgggtgggtgtTGACGGGGGATGGGTGGGTGTTGACGGGGGTGTGAAAACGAATATTACATTTTCACATCAATAAGTTCAGCAATGCTATGGATACAGTTTTGTTAACTTCAAAGTATCAATGGTGCATGACACACATAAAagacatgtatacatatatgcaaatatactaTATGGGTGTGTgaatacatattcatacatgagtgaaatatatatatatatatatatatatatatatatatatatatatatgtatatatatatatatatatatatatatatatagttacgtGTCCCTGTTACATCGTCATCACTTCAGCATAACTTACTCCTATTCATGTATAACCTTGCAACGGTTTTCCAGAACTCTTTATTCTTTTTTACATCACACTGACAACTAAGGTTAACATATATCCCACAATACAGGCATTGTAAATTACTACAAAAGGGACCTGCCCCAAACTAGTCTTAAAAACattatatacaaattaaaaGAACACAACTCTGCATTCTGTTCTTGTTCAACGGTGCTTCTAAGCCAGACTGGGCTAGCAGCCAGGAATTCTGCATTGCAGGGACACCGACAACTTAAGGAGTAACATAATACCCATGTGTCCTGTACTTTTTGTACATTTGATTGGGGtacaccaccccctccctttccaCAACCACTCCGTCCTCCCCACAACCACTCCCCACAACCACTCCCTCCTCCCCACAACCACTCCCTCCTCCCCATAGCCACTCCCTCCTCCCCATAGCCACTCCCTCCTCCCCACAACCACTCCCTCCTCCCCATAACCACTCCCTCCTCTCCATAACCACTCCCTCCTCCCCATAACCACTCCCTCCTCTCCATAACCACTCCCTCCTCCCGATAACCACTCCCTCCTCCCCACAACCACTCCCTCCCCACAACCACTCCCTCCTCTCATAACCACTCCCTCCTCCCCACAACCACTCCCTCCTTCCCACAACCACTCCCTCCTCCCCATAACCACTCTCTCCTCCCCATAACCACTCCCTCCTCCGCACAACCACTCCCTCCTCCCCATAACCACTCCCTCCTCCCCATAACCACTCCCTCCTCCCCACAACCACTCTCTCATCTTGCAACATACTGATATTTCATATTCCAGACAATGTACACATGTAAAGTAAGCCTAATTGCACTCTTACTTGTCCTTGAAGAAAGCAATGTGGGTAGTGTTAACAACGTGTTCTCCTTGTCTCCTGTTAGTGCTACAATGCCCACATTCCTTGAGACAATGAATTGTGCCTGAGTCAATATGTTGCAAGTacataaatattttacataAGTCTTAATAGAGCTTAAAGTAACATCAGTGGTGCACCCAacaaccacccccacccccactccacctgcccccccccctgctccaCCTGCCTGCCTTCCTCTCACTGTTGCAAATAATTCAGATGTTCTAGTAAAGATGCTCTCAAAATGATAAGGAAAGGAATTGTTAAGATTCAGTAATAATGATTGACAACTGTTTACTGTTGTTATTTGTAGCATTTTATCGAGAAGTAACATAAGAAACTTACTAAATTCAAATGCCTAATTCCATTAAACCCGCAGTTTAGACTCCTTAAACCTTTAATGACAGAGTATTAGGCAAGAAGTCATCAACCCTTAGCAATCATTTTAATTCTTTAGTTCATTctcttatttttgttgttgttattgatatatatatataatttgatatgTAAAGTGTGTAGACTTGTTCTCATCGAAAGTAAGGAATCCCTTATGCACCAGCGACAGAATAGGACTGCATAGAAGATTAGCAAAGGGGAAAACATTAAACCTTTCACCAACGCATTCGGTAATGCTATGCATAATTATCTAAGCCCTACAAAACGCTCAAAGCTACATAGGGCAGCACGCAAACTAGTCGATTTTCATTGGCCATCCTATTGTCAAttttttcttcctcttcttcgTTTTTCTTCTTCGAGTTTGAGGCCCCCGAGAGAGGGCTGTCTCTTGAGACGGCAAAGTTCAACACCTTTCAATAGAGGCCTTGCCCCAAGATACATGTGCGGGAGATATTTAAATACCATCTAAATATCATCTCTGTCTCCATGGCTACAGGACGGCTTTGAATAGAAATAGCAAAGTTCTCGAAATTTGATAGAAACCattacattttttaaatattaattttgcaaAACTCTTGCTGCCACaattttaatgattatttttttgCTCATAATTGCTGGAGAAAGTGTGTGGTAAATAGTGTTAACGTCATATAAATTTCATAATCTAAATGGCAGTGACTGTATACTCTTATGTACAATATAATGAAGGAACATTtaaatttgaacaatttctTCTCTCATTCCTTTGGACTTAAATTGACTTCAGTACATACTTGCATACAAACTATCATTAATTTATCCTCAGGAAATGGACCATTACTGACTCTGAAATGAGTCCCCCTCATTAATTTCTTCATGGTTGTATGAGTTTCTGCTTAGCTTAGCTCCCACAGGGAATTAAGATCATACCGGTAATCgaagaagaaaacttgaaagaTTAAATAAATGATGGCTGGTCTCCctttaaaatttcttttaaaGTTGATACTACTCTCTGTATTGCATTGTACAGTAAGTGTGTGTTTTTACCATTAGTTGATGCACAGTTACTATTACTTGCATGAaagactataaaaaaaaaacgagtaAAAGATTGGTTTATGCAAGGAATATTCAAGGAGACAGTTCGTCATAGCTTAAAACTGTTATGGTTGCTACAGATCTAagataataaaaatacaaatgtaAAGAGGATGTACACCCCCAGCACTGCCAGGTGTACATGCCTACCATATTTGAAGTGGGTACTGTCAACAGAGTACCCTGCAATTCCTTGGACACAACAGCAGAGCAATATTATGAGTACCATATGAAATGGGTACCATCAAACAAGTAAACCCTGCAATTGTCTAGTTACCAGCAAAGCAACAATTGAGATGAAGGTGAGTACGGTACCACCATCTGAGTCACCTCAGCAATTTCCTAGACATCACTTAAGCAACATACCAAACTGTTGAAAGGGTGAAATAATAACTGAAATACTCAAAATAgcaatattccatttcaaaacATGACAATTCAATACATATCTGTGGGGTAAGTACTTTTCTGCCCAGATGATCAGAATGTAACTACCATGTGGTACCAATATCACCATCAATGCTGATAACAACCAACACTCattacatgttatatattatacctTGGAGCCCAGTCAAGCATTCTGGAAACAAGCTCTCTGCTTCCGTATGGTACTACTATAAATTATATTAACTGCGAAAATCCTGATTGTTTCATTCACACATCGTTATTCTGGTACGGATATTACCAGGACTGATTATAATTAAACACTCTAGTTTGTAGTTAGACTGATTATAATTAAACACTCTAGTTTGTTGTTAGCCTGACTGCTCAGTGCTCTGCCTATGAAGCATCTGGCATAAAAGCAATGCCATCGAATGGTGACAATAATTAGACATACTCTCTGCGTTTCTCACCACATAACATCATGTCGGTCTGTCCATCTTCTAGCATTGTTACCTTCGCTGGTTACACGTCCTATCTGCAGTCACCTTAGTTTGCGGCACCGGTCCATCTCCACTTTCCATATGAACGTAACCAACAGCAATGCAGATATTAGTAACTGAGTTGTGTTACTAGTTGTACTACTAGCTGTAGTGATCTGTTCTGTCTCGACCGTCGGGTACTGATAAGTGGCATCCTATAACGATGATTGTtacacataacataacatatcatGAACCTACAGCTATATTTCCATACCTGATGTAGAAACACATGCAGTTCCCAGGACTAAACAAGTCCGTCCGGATAGGAAACTTGCATTGTGATGACGAGCTATACCTGCATACGCACGTTATCTTCCGTTACCATGGCTTCCACCCATCCATTCTCGACAGTTAAATTGCAATCcgataatgatgatgacaataaAAACCTAGACACATTGTTATCTTCAGGACCATCCAGCCTCTGCCTGGTTTATAATGTCTTGTCCATTAGGAAGAAAGCAATAGAATGGGAATGATGGCAATAACGATACAAGTTAAAATCTCCGGCTATCTCGGCTGAACCGGTCCATCGTGTCTCGTCCGCCTGGAACTGACGTCCCCGTCGTTTATCTGTCTTTGGGAATTTGCTAAAGCCACAGTCTTGTTAGTGTCTATTACAGCGTAGACGTCCGACCCTTTGGCGGGAGACTCTGTTTCGGCCAGTGGTGAGTTTGGGGTGTTGGGAGGTGTGCTACCAGAACTGGAACAGGTGGAACGCTGAGGGGCAGAACTGACCGTTCCATCCTCAAACGCCACCTGGATGTAATTCAGTTTTCCTTTAGGCGGAGACTGTATTATCATGTTGCTAACGCCTTGGTCATGACTGACTTGTTCTTTACCTTCCACGTCGACAACGTTTGCAAAGAATTTTTCACCCTGTGGATTAACGCCGGCATCAAAGTTGAATTCTGAATCACTCTTGCCGTTGTTGAATCTAGCGCCGCCCATGGGCCCTCTCTGGTCTGGTATAGTGGAACGATGGGGTAATTCACCTTTCGTATCTAAGTTTGTGTAGTAAGAGGAAGGCGATGAGGGAGAGTAGGCAACGGTCTTTGCCAAGTTTGGGCTATGAACCATGGGAGGCCGGTCTAAATTCACATAGGATATGTTACTTACACCCTGTCCGGGCTCGGATAAACGGTTTACTTCGGATCCTATCTCGACCAGCAGACCGGTCTTAACCTTCCTCGAATTTGGTTCTTGGGATACTGTTTTGTTATCGTTCTCGTCGATTAAGCTCACTGGCTCCGGTGGACTTGAGGGCGCTACAGTTTCCACAACGCTGGCAGCTGCTTCCTCTGAATCGGTGACCTCGTACTCATTTTCCACTCTATCTACGTCCGTGGCCGCAACTTGAAGGCTTCCGTCTTCAATCACTGCATCGTCTTCATCCTGGCCGAGTTTAAGGTGGACGTAATTAAGAGACACCTTCTTGGTGGGATCCTTGGTGGTTGTGCCATTGGTGACTGCCCCCACAGGTCTAAACGGTGAATGGGTGGGTACctagaagaaacagaaaaacagTTAGCAGAACTGATACTTTTAAACTTAAGGCCAACTGCCAGGCAAATTTTGATTCCAAAAGATGTAATCAGTTTCATAAGATCTTACAGTAACTTTTAACACCAAATTATTTCGGTCCATTTTCTATGAAAAATGTCACGCATCAACAAAATAGGCATACATCGATTTCATATTGATAAACAAAAGGGAATAACCGCAAAGATAAAAAGGATTTTTAATACATTAGCAGACATTGAGAAGACAATCGCTATAATAAATTCTTCTTTTAAGGGGTTTTTATCCTTTGTAGAATCATACCGTGGTGCGTGGAGGACCGGTCTCCCTTATATCTTCCGAATTAATGTATTCAATAGTAGGAGATTCGCTGCGTTCCATTATCGGAGTTGAGGCGTTTGCTCTGCTGGTCGGAGACACCGGGCTTGTCGGTGCCACGGACGTCGAAGAGGACGAGTTACGGCCGGCGATTCTTCCGTTGGTGGAGATTAAATGCGTCATAGACGTTGAATGGTTGTGAGGCAGCTGTGTCTGCAGTGTGTGATTCTGCTGTTGCTGCTGTGAAGGTCCAGCATTGCTAGTGCTAGGAGTGTCGCCTTCGTTTGTGTTCAACTTGACCAGATCAAAAAGTTGTTTTGCATTCTTGCACTTGAAAGCGTATATCCCTGCAATTTGAGAAGATAATATTGAAGATTATGTATCTATCAATAGTATAGACCCAACGTGACGTACTCCACACATCATAGGTAATGGTTGGAACTGAAGGAGGGagtgaggagggggtggggggaaggggagggttgTGGTCAATGAGAGCATAAATGTCTGTAGTCTATGTCAAATCGTGTAGCAGACAGGCAAGCTGGGGAATATTGCCAACATAATCAACACCCTCAACTTCACTTTAGCTATTTACCCTATTTCTTACCTCAACCAGTGTATGGCAACTTGAATAAACAATGTTTATACCTTAACTGGTGGTGGCACCTTGCAATGGCTCCTTATGTCCTCAACTACAATGTTGGCAAATTTATCACAGCTCTTACGTGTAATTCCTATCAACCTAGGAAGTTAGCACTGTAGTAAGGTCCTTACAATCTTACATGGGCTTTACATGGACTATCAGTGGCACCTTGATTACAACAGTAAGATTCAAACCGATGAAACCCAAGTGCGAAACAAATGTCCTAGACACTTTGTGTGGTAGATTGAGAAAGGAAGGTCATTGATTGGAGGGGTCTGGTCATAGAAGGCTGTGTAATaataccagttcattctagacaTGGTGAGCGCATGCTGAGGTTgtgaagagacaggtaagcgaggtgCAGGTTAATAAATTTCTTACTGGTGTTGGCTTGTCTTTAGCTATTCATATTACAATTCTGCATGGGTAGTTATCTTTGTTCTTTACCTGGACTGGTAACTATTGGCATTAGGCTGAGTTATGTTCAAACCTGGTCTGTCGGTACCCTTGCATGGAAGGACATTTTTACCTGAAGTGGAAGCACCTTTCTTTAGATTCATTGTACCCAAACCTGGACTGATGACAGCCTTTACATTAGTTCTTCATACTTGTCTTACTTGGACCAGTGACACTGTACTTCTCACAATCTATTTTCAAACCTTTACACGCGGCACCCTGCATCGAACAATTTAGATTATTACCTGCATCTGTGGTATGTACCTTGTATTGAGTACATTTACTACAGTACTATATGTGCACTTACCTGGACCAGTGGCACAACTTCTGCCGCTCTCAAATGAAAACAAGCCTGTGTCGAAACCATAGCGACGGAGGGACTTGAGTGGCCAACGGATGGGGTTGCCGTTCTTCTGATGGAGGACCAACTCCGTCCTGTTCACCTCTATCAGTCCTCTCCAGATGATCTCTCCCTGTTCGTTAATGTTCTTCACTTTAAACATATTTGTCGCCAGTTTGGACTTGACCCTTCCCGGGAGAGGACTGCACTGTATCTGATTGCCCATGTCCGCGGTAACTTTGGAGATGTAAGTCAAACAGAATCTAGTCTGTATCTTCACATCTGttcaaataacaacaacaaaaaacaaacaatcattcaaaatgcaaagaaataaaaaacgtTTTAACAATCACTGTTGTTCGGATAACTATGCCACACAGATATAATTGTTTAATAACCATTCTCTGTTTTAACAGCTGGTGAAGATGCAGGAACAATtagtttgtattgtttattaGTGCTCAACAAAGAGACCTGTTAAGAGAATTAGATGGCCCACATTTAATCTTTGATATTATTAAAGACTTTCCACAAATTCGTATGACAATGCAGACATAATCCCAGCTTCTTGCCAAGGATGACTGTATAGGCACAAAAGTTAAGTTTCATATGTTTTAATGTCCTCAACTAAtacaattattaatttattaattaactcTTTATTGATAAGTttgttaattatgaaaaatggTGTGGAATGTGGTATGATATGACCATTTTACTTGATCAAGCATTTTTACTGCACAAGATCTAAATGATGTGGTATAAATACAGCTGAAAACAGTTGAACAAGTGGGATTCTTAAAAGATGGAGATCTCCCATTAGAATTAGGCTTCATTCCTTCACGAATGGTAATTTCGGGAGGAAGAGGTGATGGACGTTGACCCAGAGGAGGGTTATCAAttttgggggggagggcacAGTGTGCAATGTTACCAGTAAATATACCCTAGGTAGATGGGATATGCAAAGGTACATGTAGAGTGTAAAAGAGCTGATAACAGTTCACTTCCTGATGATGCAGTATAAATTATGCAGATTTCAAAGAGTAAACATATCACAGATTGACCATAATTACGGGAGAGCATATGTAATATTTGCATTCATTCCAAACTATAGTCCAATATAAATTACAGTGATAGTTGACTCTCCCCCCCAACCCCGCCCCCTCATCCACAGCTTAAAAATTACTGTACATCTTACTTAGTCATGTCCTCCCATACTCGCAATGTGTGTAAGTtggtactatactgtacacaacAAAATATCTGCACATCTAATTTTCCTAATCTCCAAAATGGATCTGATACAACGACAACAACGATGATGCAGACACCACCTCATGCGTACTAACCGGATCTCCGCAAAGCTGCGATTTCATTAATTCGGTTTTCTGGATGTGCCCAGAGAATGGAAATTTGCTAAGGGCAAGCGATGCCTGAAAAAGCTATTACCTTATTCATGACTTTGA contains these protein-coding regions:
- the LOC139971597 gene encoding uncharacterized protein, which translates into the protein MGNQIQCSPLPGRVKSKLATNMFKVKNINEQGEIIWRGLIEVNRTELVLHQKNGNPIRWPLKSLRRYGFDTGLFSFESGRSCATGPGIYAFKCKNAKQLFDLVKLNTNEGDTPSTSNAGPSQQQQQNHTLQTQLPHNHSTSMTHLISTNGRIAGRNSSSSTSVAPTSPVSPTSRANASTPIMERSESPTIEYINSEDIRETGPPRTTVPTHSPFRPVGAVTNGTTTKDPTKKVSLNYVHLKLGQDEDDAVIEDGSLQVAATDVDRVENEYEVTDSEEAAASVVETVAPSSPPEPVSLIDENDNKTVSQEPNSRKVKTGLLVEIGSEVNRLSEPGQGVSNISYVNLDRPPMVHSPNLAKTVAYSPSSPSSYYTNLDTKGELPHRSTIPDQRGPMGGARFNNGKSDSEFNFDAGVNPQGEKFFANVVDVEGKEQVSHDQGVSNMIIQSPPKGKLNYIQVAFEDGTVSSAPQRSTCSSSGSTPPNTPNSPLAETESPAKGSDVYAVIDTNKTVALANSQRQINDGDVSSRRTRHDGPVQPR